The proteins below come from a single Microtus ochrogaster isolate Prairie Vole_2 chromosome 8, MicOch1.0, whole genome shotgun sequence genomic window:
- the Mta2 gene encoding metastasis-associated protein MTA2 isoform X1: MAANMYRVGDYVYFENSSSNPYLVRRIEELNKTANGNVEAKVVCLFRRRDISSSLNSLADSNAREFEEESKQPGVSEQQRHQLKHRELFLSRQFESLPATHIRGKCSVTLLNETDILNQYLEKEDCFFYSLVFDPVQKTLLADQGEIRVGCKFQAEIPDRLAEGESDNRNQQKMEMKVWDPDNPLTDRQIDQFLVVARAVGTFARALDCSSSIRQPSLHMSAAAASRDITLFHAMDTLQRNGYDLAKAMSTLVPQGGPVLCRDEMEEWSASEAMLFEEALEKYGKDFNDIRQDFLPWKSLASIVQFYYMWKTTDRYIQQKRLKAAEADSKLKQVYIPTYTKPNPNQIISVGSKPGMNGAGFQKGLTCESCHTTQSAQWYAWGPPNMQCRLCASCWIYWKKYGGLKTPTQLEGAARGTTEPHSRGHLSRPEAQSLSPYTTSANRAKLLAKNRQTFLLQTTKLTRLARRMCRDLLQPRRAARRPYAPINANAIKAECSIRLPKAAKTPLKIHPLVRLPLATIVKDLVAQAPLKPKTPRGTKTPINRNQLTQNRGLGGIMVKRSYETMAGAGVPFSANGRPLASGIRSSTQPAAKRQKLNPADAPNPVVFVATKDTRALRKALTHLEMRRAARRPNLPLKVKPTLMAVRPPVPLPAASHPASTNEPIVLED, encoded by the exons ATGGCGGCTAACATGTACCGGGTGGGAG ATTACGTCTATTTTGAGAACTCCTCCAGCAATCCTTACCTGGTTAGACGGATTGAGGAGCTGAACAAG aCTGCAAACGGAAATGTGGAAGCAAAGGTTGTCTGTCTCTTCCGGCGAAGGGATATTTCTAGTAGCCTCAACAGCCTGGCCGACAGCAATGCTA gggAGTTTGAGGAGGAATCAAAGCAGCCAGGGGTCTCAGAGCAGCAGAGACATCAACTAAAGCACCGAGAGCTTTTTCTTTCCCGGCAGTTTGAATCATTACCAGCCACCCACATAAG GGGGAAATGCAGTGTAACTCTCTTGAACGAAACAGATATCTTGAATCAGTATCTGGAAAAGGAG GACTGCTTTTTTTACTCACTGGTATTTGACCCTGTGCAGAAGACACTTCTAGCTGATCAAGGGGAGATCAGAGTTGGTTGCAAATTCCAAGCTGAGATTCCAGATCGCTTGGCAGAGG GCGAATCGGATAATCGAAACCAACAGAAGATGGAGATGAAAGTCTGGGATCCAGACAACCCTCTCACAGATCGGCAGATTGATCAGTTTCTCGTGGTGGCCCG AGCTGTGGGAACGTTTGCGAGAGCCCTAGACTGCAGCAGCTCCATTCGGCAGCCGAGCTTGCACATGAGTGCGGCTGCTGCGTCCCGAGATATCACCCTG TTCCATGCTATGGACACATTACAGAGGAATGGCTATGACTTGGCCAAGGCCATGTCAACCCTGGTGCCACAGGGGGGCCCAGTGCTCTGTCGCGATGAGATGGAGGAGTGGTCTGCTTCTGAAGCCATGCTGTTTGAAGAGGCTCTAGAGAAGTATGGGAAGGATTTCAATGATATCCGCCAGGACTTT CTCCCCTGGAAGTCACTTGCAAGCATAGTCCAGTTTTACTACATGTGGAAAACCACAGATCGGTATATTCAGCAG AAAAGATTGAAAGCTGCTGAAGCGGACAGCAAATTGAAACAGGTCTACATCCCCACCTA TACGAAGCCAAACCCTAACCAGATCATTTCTGTGGGTTCAAAACCTGGCATGAATGGGGCTGGATTCCAGAAAGGCCTGACGTGTGAGAGCTGCCACA CCACACAGTCTGCCCAGTGGTATGCCTGGGGCCCACCTAACATGCAGTGCCGCCTTTGTGCTTCCTGTTGGATTTACTGGAAGAAGTATGGGGGACTGAAGACCCCAACCCAGCTTGAAGGGGCTGCTCGGGGTACCACA GAACCACACTCGAGAGGTCATTTATCCAGACCCGAAGCTCAAAGTCTCTCCCCCTACACAACCAGCGCTAATCGGGCTAAGTTGCTGGCTAAGAACAGACAAACTTTCTTGCTCCAGACCACAAAACTGACTCGTCTTGCCAGACGGATGTGCAGAGACCTGTTACAGCCAAGAAGGGCTGCCCGAAGACCCTATGCACCTATCAATGCCAATGCCATCAAGGCAGAGT GCTCTATCCGACTTCCCAAGGCTGCCAAGACGCCACTGAAAATTCACCCTTTGGTGCGACTGCCCTTGGCAACCATCGTTAAAGATCTAG TGGCCCAGGCACCTCTGAAACCAAAAACACCTCGGGGCACCAAGACGCCAATCAACAGAAACCAACTGACCCAGAACCGAGGCTTGGGGGGCATTATGGTGAAACGTTCCTACGAGACT ATGGCAGGGGCAGGGGTCCCCTTCTCTGCCAATGGAAGGCCTCTGGCCTCAGGGATTCGTTCAAGCACACAGCCAGCAGCCAAGCGGCAGAAACTAAACCCTGCTGATGCTCCCAATCCTGTGGTATTTGTGGCCACAAAAGATACCAG GGCTTTAAGGAAGGCTCTAACTCATCTGGAAATGCGCCGAGCTGCCCGGAGGCCCAACCTACCGTTGAAGGTGAAGCCAACACTGATGGCAGTTCGGCCCCCTGTTCCTCTGCCAGCAGCCTCACATCCTGCCAGCACCAATGAGCCCATTGTTCTGGAGGATTGA
- the Mta2 gene encoding metastasis-associated protein MTA2 isoform X2, producing MEMKVWDPDNPLTDRQIDQFLVVARAVGTFARALDCSSSIRQPSLHMSAAAASRDITLFHAMDTLQRNGYDLAKAMSTLVPQGGPVLCRDEMEEWSASEAMLFEEALEKYGKDFNDIRQDFLPWKSLASIVQFYYMWKTTDRYIQQKRLKAAEADSKLKQVYIPTYTKPNPNQIISVGSKPGMNGAGFQKGLTCESCHTTQSAQWYAWGPPNMQCRLCASCWIYWKKYGGLKTPTQLEGAARGTTEPHSRGHLSRPEAQSLSPYTTSANRAKLLAKNRQTFLLQTTKLTRLARRMCRDLLQPRRAARRPYAPINANAIKAECSIRLPKAAKTPLKIHPLVRLPLATIVKDLVAQAPLKPKTPRGTKTPINRNQLTQNRGLGGIMVKRSYETMAGAGVPFSANGRPLASGIRSSTQPAAKRQKLNPADAPNPVVFVATKDTRALRKALTHLEMRRAARRPNLPLKVKPTLMAVRPPVPLPAASHPASTNEPIVLED from the exons ATGGAGATGAAAGTCTGGGATCCAGACAACCCTCTCACAGATCGGCAGATTGATCAGTTTCTCGTGGTGGCCCG AGCTGTGGGAACGTTTGCGAGAGCCCTAGACTGCAGCAGCTCCATTCGGCAGCCGAGCTTGCACATGAGTGCGGCTGCTGCGTCCCGAGATATCACCCTG TTCCATGCTATGGACACATTACAGAGGAATGGCTATGACTTGGCCAAGGCCATGTCAACCCTGGTGCCACAGGGGGGCCCAGTGCTCTGTCGCGATGAGATGGAGGAGTGGTCTGCTTCTGAAGCCATGCTGTTTGAAGAGGCTCTAGAGAAGTATGGGAAGGATTTCAATGATATCCGCCAGGACTTT CTCCCCTGGAAGTCACTTGCAAGCATAGTCCAGTTTTACTACATGTGGAAAACCACAGATCGGTATATTCAGCAG AAAAGATTGAAAGCTGCTGAAGCGGACAGCAAATTGAAACAGGTCTACATCCCCACCTA TACGAAGCCAAACCCTAACCAGATCATTTCTGTGGGTTCAAAACCTGGCATGAATGGGGCTGGATTCCAGAAAGGCCTGACGTGTGAGAGCTGCCACA CCACACAGTCTGCCCAGTGGTATGCCTGGGGCCCACCTAACATGCAGTGCCGCCTTTGTGCTTCCTGTTGGATTTACTGGAAGAAGTATGGGGGACTGAAGACCCCAACCCAGCTTGAAGGGGCTGCTCGGGGTACCACA GAACCACACTCGAGAGGTCATTTATCCAGACCCGAAGCTCAAAGTCTCTCCCCCTACACAACCAGCGCTAATCGGGCTAAGTTGCTGGCTAAGAACAGACAAACTTTCTTGCTCCAGACCACAAAACTGACTCGTCTTGCCAGACGGATGTGCAGAGACCTGTTACAGCCAAGAAGGGCTGCCCGAAGACCCTATGCACCTATCAATGCCAATGCCATCAAGGCAGAGT GCTCTATCCGACTTCCCAAGGCTGCCAAGACGCCACTGAAAATTCACCCTTTGGTGCGACTGCCCTTGGCAACCATCGTTAAAGATCTAG TGGCCCAGGCACCTCTGAAACCAAAAACACCTCGGGGCACCAAGACGCCAATCAACAGAAACCAACTGACCCAGAACCGAGGCTTGGGGGGCATTATGGTGAAACGTTCCTACGAGACT ATGGCAGGGGCAGGGGTCCCCTTCTCTGCCAATGGAAGGCCTCTGGCCTCAGGGATTCGTTCAAGCACACAGCCAGCAGCCAAGCGGCAGAAACTAAACCCTGCTGATGCTCCCAATCCTGTGGTATTTGTGGCCACAAAAGATACCAG GGCTTTAAGGAAGGCTCTAACTCATCTGGAAATGCGCCGAGCTGCCCGGAGGCCCAACCTACCGTTGAAGGTGAAGCCAACACTGATGGCAGTTCGGCCCCCTGTTCCTCTGCCAGCAGCCTCACATCCTGCCAGCACCAATGAGCCCATTGTTCTGGAGGATTGA